The segment ctacagttggtggaaagttagaatgcatgATTTCCTCATTGCTGAAGATAGTGAGCTATGGGATATCGTACTAGATGGACCGTTTATTCCAATGATAGAAGAAAAGGATGGAGAGAAAACTAGGCTGGTTCCAAAGCCTagacaaaaatatgatgaagcTGATAGAAAGAAGATAGAAAAAGGATACAAGGCAAAAACTCTTCTTGTCTGtgggataggacctgatgagttCAATCGTGTCTTAGCATGTGACTCTGCTAAAGAAATCTGGATTGTTTAAAAATAGCTCATGAAGGAACTGAAAAAGTCAAAGAATCCAAGATTGATATGATCACCTCCTTGTATGAAAACTTCAAgatgaaggaaggagaaaccATTCATGAGATGTTCACAAAATTATCTTCTATTACCAATGAGCTGCGAGGTCTTGGGGAACCTATCAGTATGAGCAAGCAAGTCAGGAAGGTGCTTGGAATTCTTCCAAAGTCCTGTGAAAGCAAGGTTGATGCAATTTCTGAAGCAAAAGATCTAAAGGTGCTGACAAAGGATGCTCTCATTGGAAATCTAAAAACTCATGAGATGAATCGAAATCATGATTTGTCAAAGAAGGAAGTCAAAAAGCATAAGTCCTTGATGCTGAAATACAAATCTGATGAAAACTccagtgatgatgatatggctTATCTCAtcaatagatttcaaaaaattatgaaaaagaacAAAGGTTTTAGAAGAGGAACGAATGGCCCTCGAAATGCTACTCAGAATGATACCTGCTACAAATGTG is part of the Solanum lycopersicum chromosome 1, SLM_r2.1 genome and harbors:
- the LOC138344649 gene encoding uncharacterized protein; this translates as MHDFLIAEDSELWDIVLDGPFIPMIEEKDGEKTRLVPKPRQKYDEADRKKIEKGYKAKTLLVCGIGPDEFNPHEGTEKVKESKIDMITSLYENFKMKEGETIHEMFTKLSSITNELRGLGEPISMSKQVRKVLGILPKSCESKVDAISEAKDLKVLTKDALIGNLKTHEMNRNHDLSKKEVKKHKSLMLKYKSDENSSDDDMAYLINRFQKIMKKNKGFRRGTNGPRNATQNDTCYKCGKVGHFIREYPLFITENM